In Mercenaria mercenaria strain notata chromosome 14, MADL_Memer_1, whole genome shotgun sequence, the following are encoded in one genomic region:
- the LOC123527973 gene encoding short-chain collagen C4-like, with amino-acid sequence MDLLVILTAAVLGYLRVSSCLTNNEPGLCYNKFEYEYNVLQKLVEFEEKIKQQDLTNAELKQALIDTKETIKNLESKLVRTERSFDGSTYTRWGRTVCPTGATLVYDGFAAGGHYTHAGSGSNYICLPKDPVWGNYSDGFQTADRIYGIEYHTSDYSYWKNFHGQDAPCAVCRIPRNNVLMVPGRNTCDKDYKLEYSGYLMGGHYSHAGASEYVCVDDHPESLEGGHEVKSEQFFFFVQATCGVLQCPPYESTRELTCAVCSFSPRQAN; translated from the exons atggactTGCTTGTGATTCTCACTGCGGCGGTTTTAGGATATCTTCGGGTTTCTTCATGTTTAACTAACAATGAGCCTGGACTGTGCTATAACAAGTTTGAGTATGAATACAACGTTTTGCAGAAACTGGTTGAGTTCGAAGAAAAGATTAAACAACAAGACCTGACAAACGCTGAACTAAAACAAGCACTTATAG ATActaaagaaacaataaaaaatttgGAGAGTAAATTGGTAAGAACTGAGAGGTCTTTCGACGGTTCTACATACACCCGATGGGGAAGGACAGTTTGTCCTACAGGTGCCACCCTGGTCTATGATGGTTTTGCCGCTGGAGGTCATTACACTCACGCGGGATCAGGTTCTAATTACATATGCTTACCTAAAGATCCAGTATGGGGCAATTATAGTGATGGTTTTCAAACGGCTGATAGAATTTATGGTATAGAATATCACACATCCGATTACAGCTATTGGAAAAATTTCCACGGCCAGGATGCTCCGTGTGCAGTTTGCAGGATTCCTCGGAATAATGTTCTGATGGTTCCAGGAAGAAATACATGTGATAAGGATTACAAGTTAGAATACAGTGGGTATCTAATGGGCGGCCACTATAGTCATGCTGGTGCATCAGAATATGTTTGCGTAGACGATCACCCCGAATCATTGGAAGGTGGACACGAAGTCAAATctgaacagttttttttcttcgtCCAAGCTACATGTGGTGTACTACAATGTCCACCATATGAAAGCACTAGAGAGCTGACTTGTGCAGTGTGTTCTTTTTCCCCACGTCAGGCTAACTAA
- the LOC123528120 gene encoding EMILIN-1-like — translation MFFALLLTFASYPVFSAGQTCGTMPDVYCKVSELEKRLSSLETIKDTHVEFLATGVEMLDSDLTFPNVVINNGGGYTRTTGQFKAPVAGMYYIAASVSPAQESEHQKVQCFIQKNGVSILELFTDKFGAYEVGSYPATATMPVFLAVGDIVSVGGCSFYGGIHNDGGTSFNGVLLYPA, via the exons ATGTTTTTCGCGCTACTTTTAACCTTCGCTTCATATCCTGTATTTTCTGCTGGACAGACATGCGGAACAATGCCAGATGTGT ATTGTAAGGTATCCGAACTCGAAAAGCGCCTTAGCAGCTTAGAAACTATAAAAG ATACTCATGTCGAGTTTTTAGCTACTGGTGTTGAGATGCTTGATTCTGACCTTACATTTCCTAACGTGGTGATAAACAACGGCGGTGGATACACCAGGACTACAGGACAGTTCAAGGCCCCAGTGGCCGGTATGTACTACATAGCCGCCTCAGTATCCCCAGCACAGGAATCAGAACATCAAAAGGTTCAATGTTTTATTCAGAAGAACGGAGTTAGTATACTCGAGCTTTTCACCGATAAATTCGGCGCTTACGAAGTTGGATCATATCCGGCTACGGCGACAATGCCCGTTTTTCTTGCTGTTGGTGATATTGTCAGTGTTGGCGGATGTTCCTTCTATGGAGGAATACACAATGATGGTGGGACCAGTTTCAATGGAGTTCTCTTATATCCAGCTTAA